One window of Acidobacteriota bacterium genomic DNA carries:
- a CDS encoding 4Fe-4S binding protein, which produces MLVDTEAPKVRKKLPVVNKNFQLEKYNWHRVRRIVHLLCFLVFVSLPFFNVMRFDIPRQRFYIFGNELWINEFGIIFFSMLFLMFVVAAISMLYGRVYCGYLCPQMIFSEASINLEERVRTFINKHFAKRSQNVRAWMGRIAVYTVLGLGSVFLAFVFIAYFVEPRDLFGRLISLDLVTAGGFAGAVVTLITFADFAFLRQKFCTTVCPYGYLQGILGDNHTLVVQYRDPEQICVECKKCVRVCHMGIDIRDSPYQIECIHCGECVDACKLIMGKFGKDTLIHYAWGEKGELLGDKKMKWYQRIGVRDIKRVAVFAIILIYGASLAVALSMRHNVLVQIAPNRATLYRLGDDGRVFNTFRMTLANRGTEDATITLSMNLPEARFELEAPEFTLKAGEELKREFEISVPAKGLPQEINHFEIRSNARPDATEDVFEQTFVMPVERK; this is translated from the coding sequence ATGTTAGTCGATACAGAAGCGCCGAAGGTCAGGAAGAAACTTCCGGTAGTCAACAAGAACTTCCAACTCGAAAAATACAACTGGCATCGCGTCCGGCGGATCGTCCATCTGTTGTGCTTTCTCGTTTTCGTCTCGCTTCCCTTTTTCAATGTGATGCGGTTCGACATTCCAAGGCAGCGCTTCTACATCTTCGGAAACGAGTTATGGATCAACGAATTCGGTATCATTTTCTTCTCGATGCTCTTTCTGATGTTTGTCGTCGCGGCGATCTCGATGCTCTACGGGCGCGTCTATTGCGGTTATCTTTGCCCGCAAATGATCTTCAGCGAAGCCTCGATCAACCTCGAAGAACGCGTCAGGACATTCATTAACAAGCACTTCGCGAAGCGGTCGCAAAACGTGCGCGCGTGGATGGGTCGAATCGCGGTCTACACCGTGCTCGGACTCGGGTCGGTCTTTCTGGCGTTCGTATTCATCGCATATTTCGTCGAGCCGCGTGATCTTTTCGGCCGTTTGATTTCGCTCGACCTCGTGACCGCCGGCGGCTTTGCCGGCGCGGTCGTGACACTGATCACTTTTGCCGATTTTGCGTTTCTCAGGCAGAAGTTTTGCACTACGGTCTGCCCTTACGGCTATCTTCAGGGGATCCTCGGCGACAACCACACGCTCGTCGTTCAATATCGCGATCCGGAACAGATCTGCGTCGAATGCAAGAAATGCGTTCGCGTCTGCCATATGGGAATCGATATCCGCGACTCGCCGTATCAGATCGAATGCATCCACTGCGGCGAATGCGTCGATGCCTGCAAACTCATAATGGGGAAATTCGGAAAGGATACGCTGATCCACTATGCCTGGGGCGAAAAGGGAGAACTTCTCGGCGACAAGAAGATGAAATGGTATCAGCGGATCGGTGTCCGCGACATCAAACGCGTCGCCGTTTTCGCGATCATCCTGATCTACGGCGCGAGCCTCGCGGTCGCGCTTTCGATGAGGCACAACGTTCTCGTTCAGATCGCTCCCAACCGTGCGACGCTTTATCGCCTTGGCGATGACGGCCGGGTTTTCAACACATTCCGGATGACGCTCGCGAACCGCGGGACGGAGGACGCCACCATCACGCTTTCGATGAACCTTCCGGAAGCCCGATTCGAACTGGAAGCGCCGGAATTTACGCTCAAAGCCGGCGAGGAGCTTAAGCGAGAGTTCGAGATCTCGGTTCCCGCAAAGGGTTTGCCTCAGGAGATCAACCATTTCGAGATCAGAAGCAACGCCCGGCCGGACGCGACCGAAGACGTTTTCGAACAGACTTTCGTGATGCCGGTTGAGCGAAAATAG
- a CDS encoding YifB family Mg chelatase-like AAA ATPase, with protein MLFHTQSAAVYGIDALIVDIEVNLTLPKGENDTTPNVLIVGLPDTAIRESRERIRAAIVNSSFFFPYHKMTVNLAPADVRKVGASFDLPIALAILGANGDLGKGAALTDTLSIGELSLDGRIRPVRGALSIALRCRENGLRNLILPEENATEAAVVSGISVFPARDLRQAVEIARGIDSGRETEVQPLKPDIEQLINDAGKYRVDFSEVRGQTSAKRALEVASAGGHNILMIGSPGSGKTMLAKRLPTILPPLEFEEALEITKIHSVVGLTGKSGLITDRPFKNPHHTVSQAGLIGGGSIPRPGEVSLAHLGVLFLDELPEFERNVLEVLRQPMEDKQVTISRASTSLTFPSNFMLVASMNPCPCGYFGSNRECKCSPIFIQRYVGRISGPLMDRIDIHIDVPAVNFKELRGKGVAPGEPSESIRKRVIAARRIQIERLAGESVFSNSAMSSAMIRKHCSLDNESEGLLERAMLKQGLSARAHDRILKVARTIADLEASQNIKPDHISEAINYRSLDRNYWT; from the coding sequence ATGCTCTTTCATACTCAATCAGCGGCGGTCTATGGGATCGACGCGCTTATCGTTGACATCGAGGTCAATCTAACTCTTCCGAAAGGTGAAAATGACACGACTCCGAACGTTCTGATCGTCGGACTGCCCGATACGGCGATACGTGAATCGCGCGAACGGATCCGGGCGGCGATCGTCAACAGTTCGTTCTTCTTTCCGTATCACAAAATGACAGTGAACCTGGCGCCGGCCGACGTGCGCAAGGTCGGAGCGAGCTTCGACCTGCCGATCGCGCTCGCAATCCTCGGCGCGAACGGCGATCTCGGCAAAGGTGCGGCGCTCACGGATACGCTAAGCATCGGCGAACTCTCGCTCGACGGCCGGATTCGCCCGGTGCGCGGCGCGCTTTCGATCGCGTTGCGCTGCCGCGAGAACGGTCTACGGAATCTGATCCTGCCCGAAGAGAATGCGACGGAAGCGGCCGTCGTCAGCGGCATCAGCGTCTTTCCGGCCCGCGACCTTCGACAGGCGGTGGAGATCGCCCGTGGGATCGATTCCGGGCGCGAAACCGAAGTTCAGCCCTTGAAACCCGACATCGAACAATTGATCAACGACGCCGGAAAGTATCGCGTCGACTTCTCCGAGGTACGGGGACAGACGTCGGCCAAACGCGCGCTCGAGGTCGCGAGCGCGGGCGGCCATAACATTCTGATGATCGGTTCGCCCGGGTCCGGAAAGACGATGCTCGCGAAGCGCCTGCCGACGATACTTCCGCCGCTCGAGTTCGAGGAAGCGCTCGAGATCACGAAGATCCACTCGGTCGTCGGCTTGACAGGGAAATCCGGACTGATCACCGACCGGCCGTTCAAGAACCCGCATCACACGGTCTCGCAGGCGGGACTGATCGGCGGCGGGTCGATCCCCCGGCCCGGTGAGGTCAGCCTCGCGCATCTCGGAGTTTTGTTTCTGGATGAACTCCCGGAATTCGAACGCAACGTTCTCGAAGTTCTCCGGCAGCCGATGGAAGACAAGCAGGTCACGATCTCGCGCGCTTCGACAAGTTTGACCTTTCCTTCGAACTTTATGCTCGTCGCGTCGATGAACCCGTGCCCGTGCGGTTACTTCGGTTCTAATCGCGAGTGCAAATGCTCTCCGATCTTCATTCAAAGGTACGTCGGACGGATCTCGGGACCGCTGATGGACCGCATCGATATCCATATCGACGTTCCGGCGGTCAACTTCAAGGAGCTTCGCGGCAAGGGCGTCGCGCCGGGCGAGCCGTCGGAGTCGATCCGCAAACGCGTCATCGCGGCCCGGCGGATCCAGATCGAACGCCTCGCCGGCGAGTCGGTTTTTTCGAATTCGGCAATGTCGTCGGCTATGATCCGCAAACATTGCTCTCTCGACAACGAAAGCGAGGGTCTGCTGGAGCGCGCAATGCTCAAGCAAGGACTTTCCGCCCGCGCTCACGACCGCATACTCAAAGTGGCCCGCACGATCGCCGATCTCGAGGCGAGTCAGAATATAAAACCAGACCACATTTCGGAGGCGATCAACTACAGATCGTTGGACCGAAATTACTGGACGTGA
- a CDS encoding heavy metal translocating P-type ATPase: MVSNGENQCDLCGLSVGRHPFEQNFDDGPKEFCCLGCLNVYTILLESGVVASGQDLRDSDVFKKSLALGLISNREESEPENKIPDDAPTKETLLHVSGMWCSACSWLIEHSLRRERGVVSADAFFASDLVKVKYCPQYLPPERIRSRIEQLGYTASEFDPDNERASAEKRDLVLRIGVAGFLWLNIMTLSVPLYVGYFQEISPSVRFLFPFILMILGAPVIFYSAKPILNLAWTGLLNKTIRMETLLATGILAAYIYSSIQAFRGETLVYFDTAAAIVTLVLLGKMMEKGAKERTTRAISMLYRLMPKKVRLFNDGAERFVSIDALSESDIFVVKAGERVPADGIVTDGESHADESLLTGESNPISKSLGSAVVSGSLNVGNVLRVRATKVGPDTTLAQIISLVESAVSSRSDLERTVDKVSRVFVPSVILVAILTFAICFGFGFTSVDEALMRAITILVIACPCALGLATPLAITAAVGTASRNGILVSDSSVLEKIRTLDAVVFDKTGTITEGRFDLVDHMLAAEGSVAATADSTGLSIAPPRFETEFLPLIAALERFSEHPLSKAVVAFAENSSTAIGDASDIDIRKGSGIIGRVGDAEVFVGNERLLADLGLKLPANLREKADAWESAGRTVAYFGANAEVAGALAFGDTIKPEAKMLVAELKKRGVRSIIVSGDAAATTAFVAREVGADDFQAGALPEDKTRAVEQLQSKGLKVAMIGDGINDAPALAQADLGIAMGSGTDIAMKAADIVLMGDSLRKMLDVFDLSAKTRRIVRQNLFWAFFYNTLGMSLAITGILNPIAAAGAMFLSSFSVIGNSMRLSQGKREKGKGKS, from the coding sequence ATGGTCTCAAACGGCGAAAATCAGTGCGATCTGTGCGGTCTGAGCGTCGGGCGGCATCCGTTCGAGCAGAATTTCGATGACGGACCGAAAGAGTTTTGCTGTCTCGGCTGCCTCAACGTCTACACTATTCTGCTCGAAAGCGGCGTCGTCGCGAGTGGTCAGGATCTGCGCGACAGCGATGTCTTCAAGAAGAGCCTCGCGCTCGGGCTGATCTCGAACCGCGAAGAATCCGAACCCGAAAACAAGATTCCTGATGACGCGCCAACCAAAGAGACGCTGCTTCACGTTTCCGGAATGTGGTGCTCGGCGTGTTCCTGGCTCATCGAACACAGTCTGCGGCGCGAACGGGGCGTCGTTTCCGCCGACGCGTTCTTCGCCTCCGACCTCGTCAAGGTCAAGTACTGTCCGCAATACCTTCCGCCGGAACGCATTCGTTCCCGCATCGAGCAACTTGGCTACACCGCGAGCGAGTTCGATCCTGACAACGAGCGCGCGAGCGCCGAAAAACGCGACCTCGTCCTGCGCATCGGCGTCGCCGGGTTCCTTTGGCTGAACATTATGACGCTCAGCGTTCCGCTGTACGTCGGCTATTTTCAGGAGATCTCGCCGAGCGTCCGCTTTCTTTTTCCGTTTATCCTGATGATTCTCGGGGCGCCCGTCATCTTCTACTCCGCAAAACCGATTCTGAATCTGGCGTGGACTGGGCTTCTGAACAAAACGATCCGAATGGAAACGCTGCTCGCCACCGGAATTCTGGCAGCATATATTTACAGCTCGATCCAGGCGTTTCGCGGTGAAACGCTCGTCTATTTCGATACCGCCGCGGCCATCGTAACGCTCGTCCTGCTCGGCAAGATGATGGAAAAGGGCGCGAAAGAGCGAACAACCCGCGCGATATCGATGCTGTATCGATTGATGCCGAAAAAAGTCAGGCTCTTCAACGATGGCGCCGAGCGCTTCGTCTCGATCGACGCGCTCAGCGAATCAGATATTTTCGTCGTCAAAGCCGGTGAGCGCGTTCCGGCCGACGGGATCGTCACCGACGGCGAATCCCACGCAGACGAATCGTTGCTCACCGGCGAATCGAATCCGATCTCCAAGTCTCTCGGCAGCGCGGTCGTTTCGGGCAGTCTCAACGTCGGAAACGTCCTTCGCGTCCGCGCGACAAAGGTCGGGCCGGACACGACGCTAGCGCAGATCATCTCGCTTGTCGAAAGCGCCGTCAGCAGCCGTTCGGATCTCGAACGCACCGTCGATAAGGTCTCGCGGGTTTTCGTTCCGAGCGTGATACTCGTCGCGATCCTGACCTTTGCGATCTGTTTCGGCTTCGGTTTCACGAGCGTCGACGAAGCGCTGATGCGCGCGATCACGATCCTCGTCATCGCCTGTCCCTGCGCACTCGGACTTGCGACGCCCCTGGCGATCACGGCGGCGGTCGGGACGGCTTCGCGAAACGGGATCCTGGTCAGCGACAGCAGCGTCCTCGAAAAGATCCGGACCCTCGATGCGGTTGTCTTTGATAAGACCGGAACGATCACCGAAGGCCGCTTCGATCTCGTCGATCATATGCTCGCGGCGGAAGGATCGGTTGCGGCAACCGCAGATTCAACAGGCCTTTCGATCGCGCCGCCGCGATTTGAGACTGAGTTTCTGCCGCTCATTGCCGCGCTCGAACGATTTTCCGAACATCCGCTCAGCAAGGCCGTCGTCGCTTTTGCGGAGAACAGTTCAACGGCCATTGGCGACGCTTCCGACATTGATATTCGCAAAGGATCCGGCATAATCGGCCGCGTCGGCGACGCCGAGGTTTTCGTTGGAAATGAACGGCTCTTGGCAGATCTTGGATTGAAATTGCCCGCGAACTTGAGGGAGAAAGCCGACGCCTGGGAATCGGCTGGCCGAACCGTAGCTTATTTCGGCGCGAACGCCGAGGTCGCGGGCGCGCTCGCGTTTGGCGATACAATCAAACCGGAGGCGAAAATGCTCGTCGCCGAACTCAAGAAACGCGGCGTCCGTTCGATAATCGTCTCGGGAGACGCTGCCGCGACGACGGCTTTTGTCGCGCGCGAGGTCGGTGCCGACGATTTTCAGGCCGGCGCGTTGCCCGAAGACAAGACCCGCGCGGTCGAGCAATTGCAGTCGAAGGGATTGAAAGTGGCGATGATCGGCGACGGAATCAATGACGCACCGGCGCTTGCCCAGGCCGATCTCGGCATCGCGATGGGCTCAGGGACGGACATCGCAATGAAGGCGGCGGACATTGTTTTGATGGGCGATTCACTCCGCAAAATGCTCGATGTTTTCGATCTGTCCGCAAAAACGCGCCGCATCGTACGCCAGAACCTTTTCTGGGCTTTCTTCTACAACACGCTCGGAATGAGCCTCGCCATCACGGGAATCCTGAACCCGATCGCCGCCGCCGGCGCGATGTTCCTGTCGAGTTTTTCGGTCATCGGGAATTCGATGCGGCTGTCGCAAGGCAAAAGGGAAAAGGGAAAAGGGAAAAGTTGA
- a CDS encoding FAD-dependent oxidoreductase translates to MNNDTLNFEVADQKDADYWMKMVKCQDACPVHTDACGYVTAIAEGRDLDAYKIARATNPFASICGRVCGAPCEANCRRGSLDTPITIRALKRFVNEKYGPESGDFTYYREGCNTKMLPPEQGEGESVAIVGAGVAGLTVAHDLVQLGYKVTVFEAYDEPGGMLTAGVPIYRLPRELVRAEIDAILSVGVELKCNQRLGRDFTIDGLRKDGYKAIFLGIGLQKGRKIPIGGADLPQVFDGLDFLRAFNEGKPMELGRRIVVIGGGNVAFDVARSAVRPLKVPMADAASDMERTERIAYDVARSALRLSGDKEVHIVCLEKRSEMPADEIEIDEGEEEGIKLHAERGPRLILDEEGYVTGLRTVKCLSVFDENGRFSPVYDEDYVEDIPADTIMFAIGQQSDLSFLQPADGVDVENGLIKVDPDTYQTTAPDVFACGDVAHGPRLFIHAIASAQIAARSMHDYLRGTRTDVVVRKNWSPANYTMVEGWDQLRRKLPPALDSEKRASSNEIVEINYSESEARKQASRCLRCNVNTVFDTSICIACNGCVDVCPENLIKLVGLNQVRSDRGLMQIASHSLGITEADLAVYTNEELAELGGIMIKDESTCIRCAMCASRCPTHAIEMKQFNYKRECVTIHARNPKIKYNSA, encoded by the coding sequence ATGAATAACGATACTCTGAATTTTGAAGTCGCTGACCAAAAGGACGCCGATTACTGGATGAAAATGGTCAAGTGCCAGGATGCGTGCCCGGTTCACACGGACGCTTGCGGGTACGTAACCGCGATCGCCGAGGGCCGCGATCTTGACGCTTACAAGATCGCGCGCGCGACGAACCCGTTCGCATCCATTTGCGGACGCGTCTGCGGCGCCCCGTGCGAGGCGAACTGCCGCCGCGGGTCGCTCGACACGCCGATCACGATTCGCGCGCTGAAGCGCTTCGTCAACGAGAAATACGGCCCGGAATCCGGCGACTTCACCTACTATCGCGAAGGCTGCAACACGAAAATGCTGCCGCCTGAACAAGGCGAAGGCGAGTCGGTCGCCATTGTCGGCGCCGGCGTCGCCGGACTGACCGTCGCCCACGATCTCGTCCAACTCGGATACAAAGTAACCGTCTTCGAAGCTTACGACGAACCGGGCGGAATGCTGACGGCAGGTGTGCCGATCTATCGACTGCCGCGCGAACTCGTTCGGGCCGAAATCGATGCCATCCTCTCGGTGGGCGTCGAACTGAAATGCAATCAGCGTCTCGGGCGGGATTTCACCATCGACGGATTGCGAAAGGACGGCTACAAGGCGATCTTTCTCGGCATTGGACTCCAGAAAGGCCGAAAGATTCCGATTGGCGGCGCGGATCTGCCGCAGGTCTTTGACGGACTCGATTTTTTGCGCGCCTTCAACGAAGGCAAGCCGATGGAACTCGGGCGACGGATCGTCGTCATCGGTGGCGGAAACGTCGCTTTCGACGTCGCGCGTTCGGCGGTCCGGCCCTTAAAGGTTCCGATGGCCGACGCCGCTTCGGATATGGAACGCACGGAACGTATCGCCTACGATGTCGCGCGTTCCGCGCTCCGTTTGAGCGGCGACAAGGAAGTTCACATTGTCTGCCTCGAAAAACGAAGTGAGATGCCGGCCGACGAGATCGAGATCGACGAAGGCGAAGAAGAAGGAATCAAACTGCACGCCGAACGCGGCCCGCGGCTGATCCTTGACGAAGAAGGCTATGTCACCGGTCTGCGCACCGTAAAATGCCTGTCGGTCTTCGATGAAAACGGCCGCTTCAGCCCTGTGTACGACGAGGATTACGTCGAGGACATTCCGGCCGACACGATAATGTTCGCCATCGGGCAGCAATCAGATCTCAGTTTCTTGCAGCCCGCCGACGGAGTCGATGTCGAAAACGGTTTGATCAAGGTCGATCCCGACACGTATCAAACGACCGCGCCCGATGTTTTCGCGTGCGGCGACGTCGCCCACGGGCCCCGGCTTTTCATCCACGCAATCGCCTCGGCGCAGATCGCCGCGCGATCGATGCACGATTATCTTCGCGGCACGCGAACCGACGTCGTTGTCCGCAAAAATTGGTCGCCGGCGAACTACACGATGGTCGAAGGCTGGGATCAATTGCGGCGCAAACTTCCGCCGGCGCTTGATAGCGAGAAACGCGCGTCTTCGAACGAGATCGTCGAGATCAACTACAGCGAATCCGAAGCCCGAAAACAAGCGTCCCGTTGCCTGAGGTGCAACGTCAACACCGTTTTCGACACCTCGATTTGCATCGCCTGCAACGGCTGCGTCGACGTTTGTCCGGAGAATCTGATCAAACTCGTCGGGCTCAATCAGGTGCGTTCGGATCGCGGCCTGATGCAGATCGCTTCCCATTCGCTCGGCATAACCGAAGCGGATCTCGCGGTTTACACCAACGAGGAGTTGGCTGAACTCGGCGGGATTATGATCAAGGACGAATCGACTTGTATTCGCTGTGCGATGTGCGCGTCGCGTTGTCCGACGCACGCCATCGAAATGAAGCAGTTCAACTACAAGCGGGAATGCGTGACAATTCACGCTCGGAATCCGAAGATCAAGTACAACAGTGCATAG
- a CDS encoding four helix bundle protein, translating to MDEYQLQLRIQDRGGASADIRERSYQFAADIVRLCRYLEKTSEVPRAVTNQLLRAGTSIGANLEEAQAGQSKSDFVHKNSISLKEARESRYWLRLILETADFQGRVKTSVERLRDEFWELALIIGKIIVNAKQRSSS from the coding sequence ATGGACGAATATCAATTGCAACTTAGAATTCAAGATCGGGGTGGCGCAAGTGCTGATATCCGAGAAAGGTCGTACCAATTCGCGGCTGACATCGTTCGGCTATGCCGGTATTTGGAAAAAACTTCTGAGGTTCCGCGAGCCGTGACCAATCAGTTGCTCAGGGCGGGAACCTCCATCGGCGCAAACCTTGAGGAGGCTCAAGCCGGCCAAAGCAAATCCGACTTCGTTCACAAAAACTCAATCTCCTTAAAAGAAGCAAGAGAGTCGCGGTATTGGCTCCGCTTGATTTTGGAAACCGCTGATTTTCAAGGTCGGGTTAAAACAAGTGTCGAGAGGTTGCGAGACGAGTTTTGGGAACTCGCGCTGATTATCGGAAAAATCATCGTTAATGCGAAACAACGGTCATCCAGTTGA
- a CDS encoding sulfite exporter TauE/SafE family protein — MNVWELYVIFALGLVSSLHCVSMCGPIVLSYSLPLGSKRFPEQILAHLLYNAGRILTYALLGALAGLAGGTVGFVGQLAGIENVAAIVAGGLMVIAGVIMLDLIPSKRLQKLNPLLYTSRLLRPLSKLFSSTAIGSKFPLGIMLGFLPCGLIYAALLKSLATGTAFAGAVTMMAFGLGTAASLLGIGIFSSAFSIKLSRWGSRFAAVSVLLLGLFMVSRGVMPMMKAPVANEEVPACHR; from the coding sequence ATGAACGTTTGGGAGCTTTACGTTATTTTCGCGCTCGGGTTGGTCAGCAGTCTGCACTGTGTTTCGATGTGCGGGCCGATCGTTTTATCCTATAGCCTGCCGCTCGGATCAAAGCGATTCCCGGAACAGATTCTGGCGCATCTGTTGTACAACGCCGGCCGGATCCTGACATATGCACTGCTCGGAGCGCTGGCCGGACTCGCCGGCGGAACCGTCGGGTTTGTTGGTCAATTGGCCGGAATTGAGAACGTCGCGGCGATCGTCGCGGGCGGCCTAATGGTCATCGCCGGCGTCATAATGCTCGACCTGATCCCAAGCAAAAGGCTCCAAAAGCTCAATCCGTTGCTCTATACCTCGCGTCTGTTGCGTCCGCTATCAAAACTCTTTTCGTCGACCGCCATCGGCAGCAAATTCCCGCTCGGTATAATGCTCGGATTCCTTCCCTGCGGACTTATTTATGCCGCCTTGTTGAAATCGCTGGCAACAGGCACGGCGTTTGCAGGAGCTGTTACTATGATGGCATTCGGACTCGGAACCGCAGCCTCGCTCCTTGGCATCGGAATCTTCTCTTCGGCCTTCAGCATCAAACTCAGCCGTTGGGGAAGCCGATTCGCTGCCGTGAGCGTTCTTCTTTTGGGACTGTTTATGGTTTCGCGCGGCGTGATGCCGATGATGAAGGCGCCGGTCGCGAATGAAGAAGTTCCGGCCTGCCATCGCTGA
- a CDS encoding S8 family serine peptidase, producing MLNNQPAKLRPATKAFTLVVLLSFLMTNVFAMNVFAQSATEQPLISTGLLARYSTDLTELARSGELKPSSNFDVEVDRLSKSITMDDLRQPVILDTVGKDQILVVEALATRIIERDANGLRGTRVLKLELDSLFDKSRSGQEISRTLDGIFLELMASKANTILFVDELTNFVGNARVSDSLTSALAGGKVRIIGGSSLDAYKENVESEDVAAFFTPILIGDANRTETSSAKLQKSVASRFRGDNVSPDLREMMAKDPTGGKKRVEVIVQAKTDRLKGVANAVQIGASSTFVATMSLNEINALSSSGSVNYVSPNREMIKSGHVDVTTGTTLVRSQPATTGRPAYTLDGSAIGIAVLDSGIFTAHNAFKDASGASRVVYSKNFVTGETTTADSNGHGTHVAGLALSNASINSGAYKGIATNSKLINLRVLNGFGLGKQSDLLAALEWIRVNWATYNIRVVNASIGTPAIDSYLNDPVTNKIWELSQIGIVTVAAAGNNGMNLQGQKVYGMIHSPGNESTAITVGASNSMGTDSRSDDVMGTFSSHGPTRSYYIAGGTKVYDHIIKPDLVAPGNKLISAASSPSLLLTLAPSLQTTALNFTGSNDDMMYLSGTSMSTPVVAGTAALLLQVNPKLTPSMVKMILQYSAQPLNGVNMLEQGAGQLNVEGAIRLAKTFRSDLTFQPTVAVGTTMLATGATLPTATSTISGGTVKWSQGVVTDHYYAKGTALISNYQRWYDNGWSFDDMAFTVSGTTIAPNAAYLTTDVSAGNNVLKSNGNALGNGTVFCSSGVLMGDGVLMGDGVVFGDGVLMGDGVLMGDGVLMGDMVWASSGVEINGDDTPYME from the coding sequence ATGCTTAATAATCAGCCTGCAAAACTCAGACCTGCGACAAAGGCGTTCACGCTCGTTGTGTTGTTGTCTTTTTTAATGACCAACGTGTTCGCGATGAATGTCTTCGCCCAGTCGGCGACGGAACAACCGCTGATATCGACTGGTTTGCTCGCTCGGTATTCAACGGATCTGACCGAACTGGCAAGGTCGGGCGAACTCAAACCGAGTTCGAATTTCGATGTCGAGGTCGATCGCCTTTCGAAATCAATCACGATGGACGACCTTCGACAGCCGGTTATTCTCGATACTGTCGGAAAGGATCAGATTCTCGTCGTGGAAGCTCTTGCGACCCGCATCATCGAAAGAGACGCAAACGGTCTGCGAGGTACGCGCGTCCTCAAACTCGAACTCGACTCGCTGTTCGATAAGTCCAGATCAGGTCAGGAAATCTCGCGCACACTCGACGGAATATTTCTCGAATTGATGGCATCCAAGGCCAATACGATTCTCTTTGTCGACGAACTGACCAATTTTGTCGGGAACGCCCGAGTCAGCGATTCGTTGACGTCGGCGCTCGCAGGCGGAAAGGTGCGCATTATCGGCGGCAGTTCGCTGGATGCCTACAAAGAAAACGTCGAAAGCGAAGATGTTGCGGCGTTCTTCACTCCGATCCTGATCGGCGATGCAAACCGGACGGAAACCTCTTCAGCCAAACTTCAAAAGTCGGTAGCATCGCGCTTCCGCGGCGACAATGTCTCGCCGGACCTCCGCGAAATGATGGCCAAAGATCCGACCGGCGGCAAGAAGCGTGTTGAAGTGATCGTCCAGGCCAAGACCGATCGATTGAAAGGCGTTGCGAACGCCGTTCAGATCGGAGCGAGCAGCACGTTCGTCGCGACGATGTCGCTGAACGAGATTAATGCGCTTTCCAGCAGCGGCAGTGTCAACTACGTTTCGCCCAACCGGGAGATGATCAAAAGCGGACACGTCGATGTCACGACCGGAACAACGCTAGTCCGATCACAACCGGCAACGACGGGACGCCCAGCTTATACGCTCGACGGCTCGGCGATCGGCATCGCGGTTTTGGATTCTGGAATTTTCACAGCGCACAACGCATTCAAGGATGCGAGCGGAGCATCGCGTGTTGTTTATTCAAAGAACTTTGTGACCGGTGAAACGACGACCGCCGACTCAAATGGCCACGGGACGCACGTCGCGGGCCTCGCATTGAGCAACGCTTCGATCAACAGCGGCGCCTACAAGGGCATCGCGACAAACTCCAAGTTGATCAACCTGCGCGTATTGAACGGTTTTGGACTCGGAAAACAATCCGATCTCTTGGCGGCGCTTGAATGGATCCGCGTCAACTGGGCGACTTACAACATTCGCGTTGTCAACGCCAGTATCGGAACGCCGGCAATCGACTCCTATTTGAACGATCCGGTGACGAACAAGATCTGGGAACTGTCGCAGATCGGAATCGTCACGGTCGCCGCGGCCGGAAACAACGGGATGAATCTGCAGGGGCAAAAAGTCTACGGAATGATCCATTCGCCGGGTAATGAATCGACGGCGATCACCGTCGGCGCATCGAATTCGATGGGAACCGACTCGCGCAGTGACGACGTTATGGGAACGTTCAGCTCTCACGGGCCGACCCGCAGCTATTACATCGCCGGCGGAACCAAGGTCTATGACCACATCATCAAACCCGATTTGGTCGCCCCAGGCAACAAACTGATTTCGGCGGCCAGCAGTCCGAGTCTATTGCTGACCCTTGCCCCGTCGCTTCAAACGACAGCACTTAACTTCACCGGCTCGAACGACGATATGATGTATCTGAGCGGAACGTCGATGTCGACGCCGGTCGTCGCCGGAACCGCCGCACTCTTGCTTCAGGTCAACCCGAAGCTGACGCCGTCGATGGTCAAGATGATCCTTCAATACTCGGCACAACCGCTCAACGGTGTGAATATGCTCGAGCAGGGCGCGGGTCAATTGAACGTAGAAGGTGCGATCAGACTAGCGAAGACATTCCGCAGCGATCTGACATTCCAGCCGACGGTCGCCGTCGGAACGACAATGCTCGCTACTGGCGCGACGCTTCCGACGGCAACGAGCACGATTAGCGGCGGCACGGTGAAATGGTCGCAGGGCGTGGTCACCGACCACTACTATGCAAAAGGCACGGCTCTGATCTCGAATTATCAGCGTTGGTACGACAACGGCTGGTCGTTCGATGACATGGCGTTCACCGTCAGCGGAACGACGATCGCTCCGAACGCCGCGTATCTGACGACCGACGTGAGTGCCGGCAACAACGTCTTGAAAAGCAACGGCAACGCGCTCGGCAACGGAACGGTTTTTTGTTCGTCGGGAGTCCTGATGGGCGACGGTGTGCTGATGGGTGACG